In Microcebus murinus isolate Inina chromosome 20, M.murinus_Inina_mat1.0, whole genome shotgun sequence, the following are encoded in one genomic region:
- the CAPNS2 gene encoding calpain small subunit 2, with protein MFLAKAILEGADRGLGEALGGFLGGGGQRRGGGGNIGGIVGGIVNFISEAAAAQYTPEPPPTQQHFTNVEASESEEVRRFRHQFAQLAGPDMEVGATDLMNILNKVLSKHKDLKTNGFSLDTCRSIVSVMDSDTTGKLGFEEFKYLWNNIKKWQCVYKQYDRDHSGTLGSSQLRGALQAAGFQLNDQLYQMIVRRYADEDGGMDFNSFISCLVRLDAMFRTFKSLDRDADGLIQVSIKEWLQLTMYS; from the coding sequence ATGTTTCTTGCAAAGGCTATCTTGGAAGGGGCAGATCGGGGTCTTGGAGAAGCTCTTGGAGGCTTTCTTGGAGGAGGCGgtcagagaagaggaggaggaggaaatattGGAGGGATAGTTGGAGGAATTGTGAATTTTATCAGTGAGGCTGCAGCAGCTCAATACACTCCAGAACCACCTCCCACCCAGCAGCATTTCACCAATGTGGAGGCCTCAGAAAGTGAGGAAGTTAGGCGGTTTCGGCACCAATTCGCACAGCTGGCTGGACCAGACATGGAGGTGGGTGCCACTGACCTGATGAATATTCTCAACAAAGTCCTTTCGAAGCACAAGGATCTGAAGACCAACGGCTTTAGCCTTGACACCTGTCGGAGCATCGTGTCTGTCATGGACAGCGACACAACTGGGAAGCTGGGCTTTGAAGAATTTAAGTATCTGTGGAACAACATCAAGAAATGGCAGTGTGTTTATAAGCAGTATGACAGGGACCATTCCGGGACTCTGGGAAGTTCGCAGCTGCGGGGAGCTCTGCAGGCAGCAGGCTTCCAGCTAAATGATCAACTTTACCAGATGATCGTGCGCCGCTATGCTGATGAGGATGGAGGTATGGATTTTAACAGCTTCATCAGCTGCCTGGTGCGCCTGGATGCTATGTTTCGTACCTTCAAGTCTCTGGATAGAGACGCAGATGGCCTGATTCAGGTGTCTATCAAAGAGTGGCTGCAGCTGACCATGTATTCCTGA